A region from the Oryzias latipes chromosome 20, ASM223467v1 genome encodes:
- the LOC105358639 gene encoding uncharacterized protein LOC105358639 has product MFSKKQRNSQFLTLVSCLLSSFASGQIRLVGSGSTRCSGRVEVLHDGVWGTVCHDKWDLNDAKVVCRQLSCGTALHAPKSALFGQGSDKIWLDDMECSGSESSLTQCGHNGYGKHNCNHGEDAGVICSESLVKPSISMDPVGEVSWGQELRITCSTAAELLGETFFLQKISGSFRQTQISASRAATFNISKVNFDHDGSYLCHYEKTVSGQTFTSPLSDLLNVTVNLLKPRLSVSFTNVSWGQRFGFTCLIPTQVLGGTFILMNTQSSFKETQTSRNNSANFAISKADIENEGLYQCQYQKKGPHGNFTSSLSNSVRVSVNVSLQAPNISLTSPGAELVWGPGEAEITGGLNFTITCSINPESPQGHFFLFISGFNMTTNSPAVNNTASFTFPVAELKHQGNYSCLYQVTLSGRTVASAESAPITVAVRQSLLLLICTVFGGILLLLLFVLFLVYLVHRRRKPKQPAVLFQTQRFTREDRGICEAEHENLPGEPFPSQPTNKADEDKGIDYGDETNLNEEFSPPSLM; this is encoded by the exons ATGTTcagcaaaaagcaaagaaactctCAGTTTCTGACTTTAG tctCATGTCTGTTGAGCTCATTTGCCTCAG GTCAGATCAGGCTGGTTGGATCTGGATCGACTCGCTGCTCTGGAAGAGTTGAAGTCCTACACGATGGAGTCTGGGGAACAGTCTGTCACGACAAGTGGGATCTAAATGATGCAAAAGTGGTCTGCAGACAGTTGTCCTGTGGGACAGCTCTACATGCCCCTAAATCAGCTCTTTTTGGTCAAGGATCAGACAAAATCTGGCTGGATGATATGGAGTGTTCAGGCAGTGAAAGCTCATTGACACAGTGTGGTCACAACGGTTATGGAAAACATAACTGTAATCATGGGGAAGATGCTGGTGTAATCTGCTCAG AAAGTCTTGTAAAGCCCAGCATCTCCATGGATCCTGTTGGAGAGGTCTCCTGGGGTCAGGAACTCAGAATCACCTGTTCCACTGCAGCTGAACTTTTAGGagaaaccttttttctccagaaGATCTCAGGTTCCTTCAGACAGACACAAATTTCTGCCAGCCGCGCTGCAACCTTCAACATCTCTAAAGTGAATTTTGATCATGACGGATCGTACCTGTGTCACTACGAGAAAACAGTTTCTGGTCAAACGTTCACTTCACCTCTAAGTGACCTACTTAATGTTACTg TGAACCTCCTAAAGCCCAGACTCTCTGTGAGTTTTACTAATGTTTCCTGGGGTCAGAGATTTGGATTCACTTGTTTAATTCCAACTCAAGTCCTTGGTGGAACTTTCATCCTGATGAATACTCAGAGTTCATTTAAGGAGACTCAAACCTCAAGGAACAATTCTGCCAACTTTGCAATCTCCAAAGCTGACATTGAAAATGAAGGGTTGTACCAGTGTCAGTATCAGAAAAAAGGACCACATGGAAATTTCACTTCGTCATTAAGCAACTCTGTCAGAGTTTCTGTAAACG tGAGCCTACAGGCGCCCAACATCTCACTAACTTCTCCTGGAGCAGAGTTGGTCTGGGGTCCTGGAGAAGCAGAGATCACTGGTGGTCTGAACTTTACCATCACCTGCTCCATTAACCCTGAATCTCCTCAGGGTCATTTCTTTCTCTTCATTTCTGGATTCAACATGACTACCAACAGCCCAGCAGTCAACAACACAGCGTCCTTTACCTTTCCTGTGGCCGAGTTAAAACACCAGGGTAACTACAGCTGTTTGTACCAGGTTACCCTGTCTGGACGCACTGTGGCCTCTGCTGAGTCAGCACCCATCACTGTTGCTGTGAGGC AATCTTTGCTGCTGCTGATCTGTACAGTATTTGGTGGAATCCTGCTCCTGTTGCTCTTCGTCTTGTTCCTGGTCTATCTCGTCCACAGGAGAAGAAAACCCAAACAGCCAGCGGTTCTTTTCCAGACTCAAA GGTTCACCAGAGAGGACCGAGGGATTTGTGAGGCAGAACACGAAAATCTTCCAGGAGAACCCTTTCCATCTCAACCTACGAACAAAGCAGATGAAGACAAAGGAATTGATTATGGAGATGAGACAAATCTTAATGAAGAATTTAGTCCACCATCATTAATGTAG
- the LOC110013804 gene encoding uncharacterized protein LOC110013804 produces the protein MAAQNFLLHVHISTDIVRKMTLSTRPESVDELKRMIQDKFKLDFDFSLSYEDPDFDGQLCSLVDIEELPQKAVLKIVRPESDTSSIASDDTIILPHAMTPERIDKWPQVFPMPTFSYEVELILSEGNSTYQRTGKSLKLTRGQKHDILEALAATMHSFKAYPNDKEVSVVAEALVTHHPCLKEPGSKTGWYGWKNSLKFKMGNYRAKLSRAGFQEVAVNSGKRSKNNPDRQAAHTGIKRPKRAELNFLPNFPRGEDATSLEQLRLQIIDEVKKTDKDHILITKLMQSTFALRRKEIISDDLPVADILERWPALKMESQICAEFHRITNINLKNHFFAVLDQHTPRLQSIFRKKASRTGKVSDVLGQLFTMYDLQEQVDVHVRRAVVLQALPAYLQEDTSSFLRTCEVVQSREPDVVDTLLGLLAVGADPQNAMFHPVKIMVVLEGNTIIDVPTLADGFVILFALIYALHLAYPKTLVNTFDFIQKVLMGLEDEKLKPKVLSLKNDLLTEL, from the exons ATGGCTGCACAGAACTTCCTCCTCCATGTACATATCTCCACAGACATTGTCAGAAAGATGACATTATCCACACGTCCAGAGTCTGTGGATGAGCTAAAGAGAATGATACAAGACAAGTTCAAACTAGACTTTGATTTTAGTCTTTCTTATGAAGACCCAGACTTTGATGGGCAGCTTTGCTCCCTTGTAGACATTGAAGAACTTCCTCAGAAGGCTGTGCTAAAGATTGTGCGACCTGAGAGCGATACAAGTTCAATAGCATCGGATGACACTATAATACTGCCCCATGCTATGACGCCAGAGAGGATTGATAAATGGCCTCAGGTTTTCCCAATGCCGACTTTTTCTTATGAGGTTGAACTCATACTTAGTGAGGGAAATAGTACTTATCAGAGAACAGGAAAGTCTTTAAAGTTGACCAGGGgccaaaaacatgacatacTTGAAGCTCTTGCAGCTACAATGCACAGTTTCAAAGCATACCCCAATGACAAAGAGGTTTCAGTGGTAGCAGAGGCACTTGTTACTCATCACCCTTGTCTGAAAGAGCCAGGCTCTAAAACAGGGTGGTATGGCTGGAAAAATAGCCTCAAGTTTAAAATGGGGAATTATCGAGCTAAGTTAAGTCGTGCTGGATTTCAAGAGGTAGCAGTGAACTCTGGAAAGAGAAGCAAAAATAATCCAGATAGACAAGCTGCACACACTGGCATTAAAAGACCAAAGAGAGCAGAACTCAATTTTCTCCCCAATTTTCCAAGAGGGGAAGATGCTACCAGCCTAGAACAACTGAGACTGCAGATTATAGATGAAGTTAAAAAGACTGACAAAGATCACATCCTGATCACCAAGTTAATGCAAAGCACCTTTGCCCTGCGGcgcaaagaaataatcagtGATGACCTGCCAGTTGCTGACATCTTGGAACGCTGGCCTGCCCTAAAAATGGAATCTcag attTGTGCAGAGTTTCACAGAATTACAAACATTAACTTGAAGAACCACTTCTTTGCTGTGTTGGACCAACATACTCCTCGCCTTCAGAGCATATTCAGGAAGAAAGCTTCACGCACAGGGAAGGTGTCCGATGTTCTAGGCCAGCTCTTCACAATGTACGACCTCCAG GAACAAGTTGATGTTCATGTTAGACGTGCAGTTGTCCTTCAGGCTCTTCCTGCCTATCTCCAAGAAGACACCTCCAGCTTTCTGAGGACTTGTgag GTTGTGCAGTCCAGGGAACCAGATGTTGTGGACACACTACTTGGACTTCTTGCAGTTGGTGCTGATCCACAGAATGCCATGTTCCATCCAGTCAAGATCATGGTTGTACTTGAGGGTAACACGATTATTGACGTACCCACACTGGCTGATGGATTTGTCATATTATTTGCATTGATATATGCCCTTCATCTAGCGTACCCCAAAACCTTGGTCAACACATTTGACTTTATCCAAAAGGTTTTGATGGGCCTTGAGGATGAAAAATTAAAGCCCAAAGTGTTGAGTCTGAAAAATGACCTATTGACAGAACTGTAG